The following proteins are co-located in the Halictus rubicundus isolate RS-2024b chromosome 1, iyHalRubi1_principal, whole genome shotgun sequence genome:
- the Arm gene encoding armadillo isoform X3, with protein MSYQMSMNQSRPMSHGNYQGPGDLPMGSTKEQTLMWQQNSYMVDSGIHSGTVTQTPSLSGKEDDEMEGDPLMFDLDQGFAQGFTQDQVDEMNQQLSHTRSQRVRAAMFPETLEEGIEIPSTQFDPAQPTAVQRLAEPSQMLKHAVVNLINYQDDADLATRAIPELIKLLNDEDQVVVSKAAIMVHQLSKKEASRHAIMNSSQMVDALVHAISKSNDLESTKAAVGTLHNLSHHRQGLLAIFKSGGIPALVKLLSSQMESVLFYAITTLHNLLLHQDGSKMAVRIAGGLQKMVALLQRNNVKFLAIVTDCLQILAYGNQESKLIILASQGPIELVRIMRSYDYEKLLWTTSRVLKVLSVCPSNKPAIVDAGGMQALSMHLGNPSQRLVQNCLWTLRNLSDAGTKVDGLEVLLQSLVQMLSSTDVNVVTCAAGILSNLTCNNQRNKVTVCQVGGVDALVRTIIYADSREEISEPAVCALRHLTSRHGEAETAQNSIRLNYGIQVTVKLLQPPSRWPLVKAVIGLIRNLALCPANHGPLRDQGAIRDLVRLLMDAFPETQRQQRSSVASTGSQQTSAAFADGGVRMEEIVEGTVGALHILARESHNRVIIRSHNVIPIFVQLLFNEIENIQRVAAGVLCELAADKEGAEMIEQEGATSPLTELLHSRNEGVATYAAAVLFRMSDDKPQEYKKRLSMELTNSLFREDTNLWNNGDFAMPPDLQVMARYQ; from the exons ATGAGTTACCAAATGTCTATGAATCAGTCCAGACCGA TGTCTCATGGGAACTACCAGGGACCCGGAGACCTGCCCATGGGCTCCACCAAAGAACAGACCCTGATGTGGCAGCAAAACTCCTACATGGTGGACTCTGGAATTCATTCAGGCACCGTTACCCAAACACCTTCCTTGTCGGGCAAGGAGGATGACGAGATGGAGGGAGATCCTCTGATGTTCGATCTGGATCAGGGATTCGCTCAGGGTTTTACCCAAGATCAGGTAGACGAAATGAACCAGCAGCTGAGCCACACAAGGTCCCAGCGGGTACGGGCAGCAATGTTCCCTGAAACATTGGAGGAAGGCATAGAGATTCCCTCCACTCAATTCGATCCTGCTCAACCCACGGCCGTGCAGAGACTGGCAGAGCCTAGTCAAATGCTGAAACACGCGGTTGTCAATTTAATCAATTACCAAGACGACGCGGATTTGGCGACTCGCGCGATACCGGAATTGATCAAGCTGTTGAACGACGAGGACCAGGTTGTCGTGTCCAAGGCGGCGATAATGGTGCACCAACTCTCGAAAAAAGAGGCCTCTCGTCATGCGATCATGAACAGTTCTCAAATGGTCGACGCGTTGGTGCACGCGATCTCGAAGAGCAACGACCTCGAGTCGACTAAAGCGGCGGTCGGCACTTTGCACAACTTGTCGCATCATAGGCAAGGTTTGCTGGCTATATTCAAGAGCGGAGGTATACCCGCCCTCGTCAAATTGCTCAGCTCCCAGATGGAGTCCGTGCTTTTCTATGCCATCACGACTCTTCACAATCTCTTGTTGCACCAGGACGGCTCCAAGATGGCCGTACGCATCGCCGGGGGTTTGCAAAAGATGGTCGCGTTGCTTCAGCGCAACAACGTCAAATTCTTGGCCATAGTGACCGATTGCCTGCAAATCTTGGCGTACGGTAACCAAGAGAGCAAGCTGATCATACTGGCTTCGCAAGGACCGATCGAGCTGGTACGCATCATGCGTTCCTACGACTATGAGAAGCTCTTGTGGACGACGTCGCGGGTGCTGAAGGTGTTGTCGGTTTGCCCGAGCAACAAGCCCGCGATCGTCGACGCGGGCGGCATGCAAGCGCTCTCGATGCATCTCGGGAATCCGAGTCAGAGGCTCGTCCAGAATTGTCTGTGGACGCTGCGAAACTTGTCCGACGCCGGCACTAAGGTAGACGGATTGGAAGTATTGTTGCAGAGCCTGGTGCAGATGCTGAGCTCGACCGACGTGAACGTGGTCACCTGCGCGGCCGGTATCTTGTCGAATCTTACCTGCAACAATCAACGCAACAAAGTAACGGTGTGCCAAGTCGGAGGCGTCGACGCACTGGTCCGCACCATCATTTACGCGGATAGTCGAGAGGAGATCAGCGAACCGGCGGTATGCGCGCTCCGTCATTTGACATCGCGACACGGAGAGGCGGAAACAGCGCAGAACTCTATCCGTCTGAATTATGGAATTCAAGTAACGGTGAAACTGTTGCAACCACCGTCCCGCTGGCCGCTCGTCAAAGCGGTTATTGGATTGATCCGCAATTTGGCGCTGTGCCCGGCAAACCATGGACCGCTTCGCGATCAGGGTGCGATTCGCGATCTCGTCAGACTTCTGATGGATGCTTTCCCCGAGACACAACGG CAGCAACGATCGTCCGTGGCGAGCACCGGAAGCCAGCAGACTTCGGCAGCGTTCGCGGACGGCGGTGTACGCATGGAGGAAATCGTCGAGGGGACAGTGGGAGCGCTTCATATTCTCGCGAGAGAGTCGCATAACAGGGTGATCATTCGATCGCACAACGTGATTCCGATTTTCGTGCAG CTGCTGTTCAACGAGATCGAGAACATTCAACGCGTGGCAGCTGGAGTGCTTTGCGAGCTCGCCGCCGACAAAGAAGGTGCCGAAATGATAGAACAAGAAGGTGCTACCTCTCCTCTGACGGAGCTGCTACACTCTAGAAACGAGGGTGTCGCCACGTACGCGGCTGCCGTTCTATTTCGCATGAGCGACGACAAACCGCAGGAATACAAAAAACGGCTCTCGATGGAACTGACCAACTCGTTGTTCCGCGAGGACACAAATCTATGGAACAACGGCGACTTCGCGATGCCCCCGGACCTACAG GTTATGGCCAGATACCAGTAG
- the Arm gene encoding armadillo isoform X1 produces MSYQMSMNQSRPMSHGNYQGPGDLPMGSTKEQTLMWQQNSYMVDSGIHSGTVTQTPSLSGKEDDEMEGDPLMFDLDQGFAQGFTQDQVDEMNQQLSHTRSQRVRAAMFPETLEEGIEIPSTQFDPAQPTAVQRLAEPSQMLKHAVVNLINYQDDADLATRAIPELIKLLNDEDQVVVSKAAIMVHQLSKKEASRHAIMNSSQMVDALVHAISKSNDLESTKAAVGTLHNLSHHRQGLLAIFKSGGIPALVKLLSSQMESVLFYAITTLHNLLLHQDGSKMAVRIAGGLQKMVALLQRNNVKFLAIVTDCLQILAYGNQESKLIILASQGPIELVRIMRSYDYEKLLWTTSRVLKVLSVCPSNKPAIVDAGGMQALSMHLGNPSQRLVQNCLWTLRNLSDAGTKVDGLEVLLQSLVQMLSSTDVNVVTCAAGILSNLTCNNQRNKVTVCQVGGVDALVRTIIYADSREEISEPAVCALRHLTSRHGEAETAQNSIRLNYGIQVTVKLLQPPSRWPLVKAVIGLIRNLALCPANHGPLRDQGAIRDLVRLLMDAFPETQRQQRSSVASTGSQQTSAAFADGGVRMEEIVEGTVGALHILARESHNRVIIRSHNVIPIFVQLLFNEIENIQRVAAGVLCELAADKEGAEMIEQEGATSPLTELLHSRNEGVATYAAAVLFRMSDDKPQEYKKRLSMELTNSLFREDTNLWNNGDFAMPPDLQDMLGPDQGYDGMYGQGPPSVHSSHGGRGYQPHGYGQIPVDSMQGLEIGGGSTYGAMDTMDVAHEGDLSFDHLEELPAPPQDNNQVAAWYDTDL; encoded by the exons ATGAGTTACCAAATGTCTATGAATCAGTCCAGACCGA TGTCTCATGGGAACTACCAGGGACCCGGAGACCTGCCCATGGGCTCCACCAAAGAACAGACCCTGATGTGGCAGCAAAACTCCTACATGGTGGACTCTGGAATTCATTCAGGCACCGTTACCCAAACACCTTCCTTGTCGGGCAAGGAGGATGACGAGATGGAGGGAGATCCTCTGATGTTCGATCTGGATCAGGGATTCGCTCAGGGTTTTACCCAAGATCAGGTAGACGAAATGAACCAGCAGCTGAGCCACACAAGGTCCCAGCGGGTACGGGCAGCAATGTTCCCTGAAACATTGGAGGAAGGCATAGAGATTCCCTCCACTCAATTCGATCCTGCTCAACCCACGGCCGTGCAGAGACTGGCAGAGCCTAGTCAAATGCTGAAACACGCGGTTGTCAATTTAATCAATTACCAAGACGACGCGGATTTGGCGACTCGCGCGATACCGGAATTGATCAAGCTGTTGAACGACGAGGACCAGGTTGTCGTGTCCAAGGCGGCGATAATGGTGCACCAACTCTCGAAAAAAGAGGCCTCTCGTCATGCGATCATGAACAGTTCTCAAATGGTCGACGCGTTGGTGCACGCGATCTCGAAGAGCAACGACCTCGAGTCGACTAAAGCGGCGGTCGGCACTTTGCACAACTTGTCGCATCATAGGCAAGGTTTGCTGGCTATATTCAAGAGCGGAGGTATACCCGCCCTCGTCAAATTGCTCAGCTCCCAGATGGAGTCCGTGCTTTTCTATGCCATCACGACTCTTCACAATCTCTTGTTGCACCAGGACGGCTCCAAGATGGCCGTACGCATCGCCGGGGGTTTGCAAAAGATGGTCGCGTTGCTTCAGCGCAACAACGTCAAATTCTTGGCCATAGTGACCGATTGCCTGCAAATCTTGGCGTACGGTAACCAAGAGAGCAAGCTGATCATACTGGCTTCGCAAGGACCGATCGAGCTGGTACGCATCATGCGTTCCTACGACTATGAGAAGCTCTTGTGGACGACGTCGCGGGTGCTGAAGGTGTTGTCGGTTTGCCCGAGCAACAAGCCCGCGATCGTCGACGCGGGCGGCATGCAAGCGCTCTCGATGCATCTCGGGAATCCGAGTCAGAGGCTCGTCCAGAATTGTCTGTGGACGCTGCGAAACTTGTCCGACGCCGGCACTAAGGTAGACGGATTGGAAGTATTGTTGCAGAGCCTGGTGCAGATGCTGAGCTCGACCGACGTGAACGTGGTCACCTGCGCGGCCGGTATCTTGTCGAATCTTACCTGCAACAATCAACGCAACAAAGTAACGGTGTGCCAAGTCGGAGGCGTCGACGCACTGGTCCGCACCATCATTTACGCGGATAGTCGAGAGGAGATCAGCGAACCGGCGGTATGCGCGCTCCGTCATTTGACATCGCGACACGGAGAGGCGGAAACAGCGCAGAACTCTATCCGTCTGAATTATGGAATTCAAGTAACGGTGAAACTGTTGCAACCACCGTCCCGCTGGCCGCTCGTCAAAGCGGTTATTGGATTGATCCGCAATTTGGCGCTGTGCCCGGCAAACCATGGACCGCTTCGCGATCAGGGTGCGATTCGCGATCTCGTCAGACTTCTGATGGATGCTTTCCCCGAGACACAACGG CAGCAACGATCGTCCGTGGCGAGCACCGGAAGCCAGCAGACTTCGGCAGCGTTCGCGGACGGCGGTGTACGCATGGAGGAAATCGTCGAGGGGACAGTGGGAGCGCTTCATATTCTCGCGAGAGAGTCGCATAACAGGGTGATCATTCGATCGCACAACGTGATTCCGATTTTCGTGCAG CTGCTGTTCAACGAGATCGAGAACATTCAACGCGTGGCAGCTGGAGTGCTTTGCGAGCTCGCCGCCGACAAAGAAGGTGCCGAAATGATAGAACAAGAAGGTGCTACCTCTCCTCTGACGGAGCTGCTACACTCTAGAAACGAGGGTGTCGCCACGTACGCGGCTGCCGTTCTATTTCGCATGAGCGACGACAAACCGCAGGAATACAAAAAACGGCTCTCGATGGAACTGACCAACTCGTTGTTCCGCGAGGACACAAATCTATGGAACAACGGCGACTTCGCGATGCCCCCGGACCTACAG GACATGCTTGGCCCTGATCAAGGCTATGATGGTATGTATGGACAAGGACCTCCTAGCGTACACAGCAGCCACGGAGGTCGAGGGTATCAGCCGCACG GTTATGGCCAGATACCAGTAGATTCCATGCAAGGGTTGGAAATAGGTGGAGGGTCGACGTATGGCGCGATGGACACTATGGACGTTGCGCACGAGGGTGACCTGAGTTTCGATCATTTAGAAGAGCTTCCTGCACCGCCGCAAGACAACAACCAGGTCGCAGCCTGGTACGACACCGATCTCTGA
- the Arm gene encoding armadillo isoform X2 → MSYQMSMNQSRPMSHGNYQGPGDLPMGSTKEQTLMWQQNSYMVDSGIHSGTVTQTPSLSGKEDDEMEGDPLMFDLDQGFAQGFTQDQVDEMNQQLSHTRSQRVRAAMFPETLEEGIEIPSTQFDPAQPTAVQRLAEPSQMLKHAVVNLINYQDDADLATRAIPELIKLLNDEDQVVVSKAAIMVHQLSKKEASRHAIMNSSQMVDALVHAISKSNDLESTKAAVGTLHNLSHHRQGLLAIFKSGGIPALVKLLSSQMESVLFYAITTLHNLLLHQDGSKMAVRIAGGLQKMVALLQRNNVKFLAIVTDCLQILAYGNQESKLIILASQGPIELVRIMRSYDYEKLLWTTSRVLKVLSVCPSNKPAIVDAGGMQALSMHLGNPSQRLVQNCLWTLRNLSDAGTKVDGLEVLLQSLVQMLSSTDVNVVTCAAGILSNLTCNNQRNKVTVCQVGGVDALVRTIIYADSREEISEPAVCALRHLTSRHGEAETAQNSIRLNYGIQVTVKLLQPPSRWPLVKAVIGLIRNLALCPANHGPLRDQGAIRDLVRLLMDAFPETQRQRSSVASTGSQQTSAAFADGGVRMEEIVEGTVGALHILARESHNRVIIRSHNVIPIFVQLLFNEIENIQRVAAGVLCELAADKEGAEMIEQEGATSPLTELLHSRNEGVATYAAAVLFRMSDDKPQEYKKRLSMELTNSLFREDTNLWNNGDFAMPPDLQDMLGPDQGYDGMYGQGPPSVHSSHGGRGYQPHGYGQIPVDSMQGLEIGGGSTYGAMDTMDVAHEGDLSFDHLEELPAPPQDNNQVAAWYDTDL, encoded by the exons ATGAGTTACCAAATGTCTATGAATCAGTCCAGACCGA TGTCTCATGGGAACTACCAGGGACCCGGAGACCTGCCCATGGGCTCCACCAAAGAACAGACCCTGATGTGGCAGCAAAACTCCTACATGGTGGACTCTGGAATTCATTCAGGCACCGTTACCCAAACACCTTCCTTGTCGGGCAAGGAGGATGACGAGATGGAGGGAGATCCTCTGATGTTCGATCTGGATCAGGGATTCGCTCAGGGTTTTACCCAAGATCAGGTAGACGAAATGAACCAGCAGCTGAGCCACACAAGGTCCCAGCGGGTACGGGCAGCAATGTTCCCTGAAACATTGGAGGAAGGCATAGAGATTCCCTCCACTCAATTCGATCCTGCTCAACCCACGGCCGTGCAGAGACTGGCAGAGCCTAGTCAAATGCTGAAACACGCGGTTGTCAATTTAATCAATTACCAAGACGACGCGGATTTGGCGACTCGCGCGATACCGGAATTGATCAAGCTGTTGAACGACGAGGACCAGGTTGTCGTGTCCAAGGCGGCGATAATGGTGCACCAACTCTCGAAAAAAGAGGCCTCTCGTCATGCGATCATGAACAGTTCTCAAATGGTCGACGCGTTGGTGCACGCGATCTCGAAGAGCAACGACCTCGAGTCGACTAAAGCGGCGGTCGGCACTTTGCACAACTTGTCGCATCATAGGCAAGGTTTGCTGGCTATATTCAAGAGCGGAGGTATACCCGCCCTCGTCAAATTGCTCAGCTCCCAGATGGAGTCCGTGCTTTTCTATGCCATCACGACTCTTCACAATCTCTTGTTGCACCAGGACGGCTCCAAGATGGCCGTACGCATCGCCGGGGGTTTGCAAAAGATGGTCGCGTTGCTTCAGCGCAACAACGTCAAATTCTTGGCCATAGTGACCGATTGCCTGCAAATCTTGGCGTACGGTAACCAAGAGAGCAAGCTGATCATACTGGCTTCGCAAGGACCGATCGAGCTGGTACGCATCATGCGTTCCTACGACTATGAGAAGCTCTTGTGGACGACGTCGCGGGTGCTGAAGGTGTTGTCGGTTTGCCCGAGCAACAAGCCCGCGATCGTCGACGCGGGCGGCATGCAAGCGCTCTCGATGCATCTCGGGAATCCGAGTCAGAGGCTCGTCCAGAATTGTCTGTGGACGCTGCGAAACTTGTCCGACGCCGGCACTAAGGTAGACGGATTGGAAGTATTGTTGCAGAGCCTGGTGCAGATGCTGAGCTCGACCGACGTGAACGTGGTCACCTGCGCGGCCGGTATCTTGTCGAATCTTACCTGCAACAATCAACGCAACAAAGTAACGGTGTGCCAAGTCGGAGGCGTCGACGCACTGGTCCGCACCATCATTTACGCGGATAGTCGAGAGGAGATCAGCGAACCGGCGGTATGCGCGCTCCGTCATTTGACATCGCGACACGGAGAGGCGGAAACAGCGCAGAACTCTATCCGTCTGAATTATGGAATTCAAGTAACGGTGAAACTGTTGCAACCACCGTCCCGCTGGCCGCTCGTCAAAGCGGTTATTGGATTGATCCGCAATTTGGCGCTGTGCCCGGCAAACCATGGACCGCTTCGCGATCAGGGTGCGATTCGCGATCTCGTCAGACTTCTGATGGATGCTTTCCCCGAGACACAACGG CAACGATCGTCCGTGGCGAGCACCGGAAGCCAGCAGACTTCGGCAGCGTTCGCGGACGGCGGTGTACGCATGGAGGAAATCGTCGAGGGGACAGTGGGAGCGCTTCATATTCTCGCGAGAGAGTCGCATAACAGGGTGATCATTCGATCGCACAACGTGATTCCGATTTTCGTGCAG CTGCTGTTCAACGAGATCGAGAACATTCAACGCGTGGCAGCTGGAGTGCTTTGCGAGCTCGCCGCCGACAAAGAAGGTGCCGAAATGATAGAACAAGAAGGTGCTACCTCTCCTCTGACGGAGCTGCTACACTCTAGAAACGAGGGTGTCGCCACGTACGCGGCTGCCGTTCTATTTCGCATGAGCGACGACAAACCGCAGGAATACAAAAAACGGCTCTCGATGGAACTGACCAACTCGTTGTTCCGCGAGGACACAAATCTATGGAACAACGGCGACTTCGCGATGCCCCCGGACCTACAG GACATGCTTGGCCCTGATCAAGGCTATGATGGTATGTATGGACAAGGACCTCCTAGCGTACACAGCAGCCACGGAGGTCGAGGGTATCAGCCGCACG GTTATGGCCAGATACCAGTAGATTCCATGCAAGGGTTGGAAATAGGTGGAGGGTCGACGTATGGCGCGATGGACACTATGGACGTTGCGCACGAGGGTGACCTGAGTTTCGATCATTTAGAAGAGCTTCCTGCACCGCCGCAAGACAACAACCAGGTCGCAGCCTGGTACGACACCGATCTCTGA